GACGTGGAATTTTTTGTCGATGAGGAAGATTTTTGAATCAGTTATCAGTTATCAGTTATCAGTGAAGAAATTATCGCCCTAGTTCATGGAGGGCATTAATTGCTGTAGCACACTTTTGTGTTAATGTTTCTAACTCTTCTTTATCTGTAGAACAGGGGGAAGCAATCAACTCACCAATTCTCACTGTTATGGGAACTGCACGAGGGATCACCACACCTTTTTCTTCTATTGCTTGTGTACCCCACAAACAAACTGGTAACAGTGGTGCTTTGGCTTTGGCAGCGATCAACGCTGCGCCTCGTTTTGGATCTGTGATGCGTCCATCAGGAGTGCGAGTACCATGTAAGAAAATACCGACAGCCCAACCTTCATTCAGATATTTTAAGGCCGCACGAATAGCAGTGCGATCGCTTGTTCCTCGACTGACTGGGTAAGCACCATATAACTCAATGGCTTGTTTTAAAACTGGAATTTTAAAAAGTTCTTCTTTGGCCATGTATGCTACAGGACGGCGTACACAGTTGGAAACTATCGGTGGGTCATAATTACTAGCATGATTGCTGACTACTACCAAAGGCCCACTTAAGGGGACATTTTCTGCACCATAAACCTTGCCCCGAAAGTAAACATGTAGCATCGGACTAACAACAGACCACTTAAAGGCTTGATAGAGTAAAAGACTGGCTAACGGTTCGCGGTTTTTGCCCACAGAAGATAATTGAAATCAGACAAAATTAAGGATAAGCGATCGCCACTACTTTTGATCGTTAAAGTTAATTACTGGATAAATTACTAGTTTCTCGACTCAAGCATGAAGCTGCGACAACTGCAATTGTCTTATGCTGACGCGAAAAGTTTCTCAATCGAGACTTCAATATCTGAAAATGCTAATGGTATGATTTTCCCTTCACTGATTGTCTGCTCTTTCAAATACTTGCCGTCTTGAGGTTCTCGAAACACAATAACTTTTTTAGTGGATAGACTTAAAATCCAGTACTCTTGAATTCCAGCCTTTGCATAGATAGATGCTTTAACCTCTAAATCTTTCTTCAAGCTTGTTTTTGCAACTTCTATAATCCAGAAGATATCTCTAGGGGCAGGATGACGATCATTATAGGCAGACTCTGGAAGACGCACAATCGCTATGTCAGGTTCAGGTTCAGAATCAGATAGCGTCACAGGGCCATTGAAGCGAACGTCAGCCCTATCTGATAGTAACTCCTCTAAGTATTTTGCACCTCGTCTAGCAGTGGTGTAGTGAATTGGAGTTTCTGGACTCATTTCTACAATTTCACCCTCTAGCAATTCTACATGACGACCATGCAGAATGCCTGCCTCAATCATGCGATGATAGTCGTCCACAGACCACTTAGCTAGAGTTTTCATAGCAGAATTGTGTACATTCTTGTGATCAATCTAGCTCAATTTTATAGTTTCTTGGTTGGGAAGTGCCTAAGAAGATGTCTGAGAAGTATTAAATATTTCTTTTGATCCCCCCTAGCCCCCCTTGAAAAGGGGGGAAATTATCTCAAAGTCCCCCTTTTAAGGGGGATTTAGGGGGATCTACAAGTCTTAAATACAACACCAAAAAGTTTTCAGACATCCTCTAATCTATATAAAACTCTTGGACAGTAAAACATCTATATATTACAGTTGTGCGATCGCTTTTACCTAAACTAACTGAGTAAGTATCGTTAAATAATTCAGACAGAATTTGAAGATAAGCGATCGCCACTACTGTTGATCGTTAAAGTTAGTTACTGGATAACGACCCAGCTAACTGGCGGTAGGTAACCTTTGCATCTTCATCAGGATCTTTCGTCCGTCCGGTTCAGCGTCCTTGTTAGGTCACTCGTTGACATTACTCCGAACGAGAGTGAGCTACTTGCTTCAATAACCAATCTACAGCGGCATACAATACATCATCTTGCTCAGAATCTGATTGATTTGTAACCAGTTGATCAGGCACCACGATATCACCATAAAGTTGACCAAAGCGGTCAGCATAGGTTGAGATTGTCAGAAATAGCATGGCTCCATCGTTAAGCAGAAAGTCCTCATTGGCTGTTGACAATCCTCCAGTATTTTCTCCAAAGCTACGAGTGTTACGACGGCCACGAAATGCAATGGCTATTGCTTCACCAGAACTCACTGTTAATTGGCTGGTTAGGACAGCTACAGGTACATTAGGATTACTCAAGATGTAAGGAAAACCTTCTACTTGAGCGTATACTTTATTGTCCATCTTTGCTTGACCGTTCTTGTAGATCCAGTAGTTTTTCTGACCCTCTGGAGTAACGAAAGCACCAACCTGCCCCTCACCCAGAACTGGACCAATGCCTGCTAGCATGGGCCACATATTTCCGCCATGATTCAACCGAAGGTCTACAATCCAGCCACATGGTTCTTCAGCATCAATCCTGCGAATGATGTCTTGGAGCAATGAAGCGTATTGATTACTTTGCTGTTGATTGATGCATCCAAATTCCGGTAGGAGAATAAATCCAATCTTCTTTTCAAGCAACTTACCTTCAGGTTCTCGGTTGTGACTAACTGTCTCATTCTCAAGCTCTTTTGCTTGGGTAGGGGTGAGGAAAAAACTATGCTTGTTGCCGATTTGGCTTAGCAGATGGCGAATAGCATCATACGTGTCTGAAGTTGCCTGTGCAGCTTTAGCCTCGTGTAGCGCGTTGGTTTGCAACAACTCCCAGTTAACACTTTCTCTGTTGATTGAATGCGCTTGTATGATACCGAGTACCTCATTGAGATACTTTAATGCTTCGGGTGACATAAGGATGTTCGCACGACGATGATTTATCTCACGTTCTTAACCGAGCTGGTCGAGGAGTGCGGAGCCGACTTGGCTAGTAAAAAATCTATCATTGCAATTGTGCGATCGCTTTACCCCTGAACCATAACTATAGTTCTTTTTGGGGTAAGCAAGGGTTAGCGTGATCGCTCTCTAATTCTCCAAATCGTAAAAGCTAAGTAGGTAACTCAGCTAAATTACGGATATTTTCTAAAACTAAATTTGAGCAAGTGCGTTTAATCAAGCCAGTTAATACGTTACCAGGTCCTATTTCCACTACTCGCTCAATCCCATGTTCTGGTAATGCCAGTGCAATTTCTCGCCAGCGTACTCCCCCTGTCATTTGTTGGATGAGGCGTTGCTTTAAGATTTCTGCTTCTGTCGCTGGGGTTGGTTCAATATTAGATAAAACTGGTACTTTAGCTTTATGAAATTCTACTGAGGCTAATATTTCTTGAAACTGAGTTGAAGCTTCTGCCATTAAAGGTGAATGAAATGCACCAGAGACTTTTAAAGGAACTGCCCGTTTTGCCTTAACTTGAGATATGACTGCTTGCACGGCTGTAGGTGTGCCAGAAATGACAACTTGACCAGGACTATTATCATTTGCGACAACTACATCAGGGGTTTCGGCAATCACTTTTTCTAGTTGTTCGCAGTCAAAATTCATCAAAGCCGCCATCATCCCACCAACAGCGCTGTCCATCAGTTCGGCACGGCGTTTGACTAAGCGTAAGCCCGCAGACCATTCAAACACGCCAGCAACGTAAAGAGCAATGTATTCCCCTAAACTGTGACCAGCAACTAAATCTGGTTGTTGTTTTTCCTGTAGGAGATCAGCCAGAATGCTTTCTACTACATATAAGCAAGGCTGAGTGTAGATAGTATGCGATAGTTTGTCGGCATCATTTTGACAAATTTCAATTAC
Above is a genomic segment from Fischerella sp. JS2 containing:
- a CDS encoding Uma2 family endonuclease, coding for MKTLAKWSVDDYHRMIEAGILHGRHVELLEGEIVEMSPETPIHYTTARRGAKYLEELLSDRADVRFNGPVTLSDSEPEPDIAIVRLPESAYNDRHPAPRDIFWIIEVAKTSLKKDLEVKASIYAKAGIQEYWILSLSTKKVIVFREPQDGKYLKEQTISEGKIIPLAFSDIEVSIEKLFASA
- the fabD gene encoding ACP S-malonyltransferase, giving the protein MTKTAWVFPGQGSQSLGMGMDLINIPLVKDKFAQAEEILGWSVIEICQNDADKLSHTIYTQPCLYVVESILADLLQEKQQPDLVAGHSLGEYIALYVAGVFEWSAGLRLVKRRAELMDSAVGGMMAALMNFDCEQLEKVIAETPDVVVANDNSPGQVVISGTPTAVQAVISQVKAKRAVPLKVSGAFHSPLMAEASTQFQEILASVEFHKAKVPVLSNIEPTPATEAEILKQRLIQQMTGGVRWREIALALPEHGIERVVEIGPGNVLTGLIKRTCSNLVLENIRNLAELPT
- a CDS encoding S41 family peptidase; translation: MSPEALKYLNEVLGIIQAHSINRESVNWELLQTNALHEAKAAQATSDTYDAIRHLLSQIGNKHSFFLTPTQAKELENETVSHNREPEGKLLEKKIGFILLPEFGCINQQQSNQYASLLQDIIRRIDAEEPCGWIVDLRLNHGGNMWPMLAGIGPVLGEGQVGAFVTPEGQKNYWIYKNGQAKMDNKVYAQVEGFPYILSNPNVPVAVLTSQLTVSSGEAIAIAFRGRRNTRSFGENTGGLSTANEDFLLNDGAMLFLTISTYADRFGQLYGDIVVPDQLVTNQSDSEQDDVLYAAVDWLLKQVAHSRSE
- a CDS encoding lysophospholipid acyltransferase family protein, which codes for MGKNREPLASLLLYQAFKWSVVSPMLHVYFRGKVYGAENVPLSGPLVVVSNHASNYDPPIVSNCVRRPVAYMAKEELFKIPVLKQAIELYGAYPVSRGTSDRTAIRAALKYLNEGWAVGIFLHGTRTPDGRITDPKRGAALIAAKAKAPLLPVCLWGTQAIEEKGVVIPRAVPITVRIGELIASPCSTDKEELETLTQKCATAINALHELGR